One part of the Pannonibacter sp. XCT-53 genome encodes these proteins:
- a CDS encoding branched-chain amino acid aminotransferase, protein MSGWSETWNYIDGSWIEGNPPLMGPRSHASWLGSSVFDGARFFEGVFPDLELHCQRVNDSALALGLKPTLQVGEMVELSKDGAARFKPGSAVYIKPMYWAESDGPGVIAADPASTRFCLCLFEAPMAPAGSAFSITLSPFRRPTMETMPVNAKAGCLYPNNARALVEAKSRGFDNAVVLDMLGNVAELTSANVFMVKDGVVHTPVPNGTFLNGITRQRVIKLLRDAGHQVIERTIGYGEFLTADEIFSTGNYSKVVPVNRIETRQIDPGPVAARARDLYWAFAHA, encoded by the coding sequence ATGAGTGGCTGGAGCGAAACCTGGAACTATATCGACGGCAGCTGGATCGAGGGAAATCCGCCGCTGATGGGCCCGCGCAGCCATGCGAGCTGGCTGGGATCGAGCGTGTTCGACGGCGCGCGTTTCTTTGAAGGCGTGTTCCCCGATCTCGAGCTGCATTGCCAGCGCGTCAACGACTCGGCCCTGGCGCTGGGCCTGAAACCGACCCTGCAGGTGGGCGAGATGGTCGAGCTGTCGAAGGACGGCGCGGCCAGGTTCAAGCCGGGCAGTGCCGTCTACATCAAGCCGATGTACTGGGCCGAGAGCGACGGCCCGGGCGTGATTGCTGCCGACCCGGCCTCCACCCGCTTCTGCCTCTGCCTGTTCGAGGCGCCGATGGCCCCGGCCGGCAGCGCCTTCTCCATCACCCTGTCGCCGTTCCGCCGGCCGACGATGGAGACGATGCCGGTCAACGCCAAGGCCGGCTGCCTTTACCCCAACAATGCCCGCGCGCTGGTGGAGGCCAAGTCGCGCGGCTTCGACAATGCCGTGGTTCTGGACATGCTGGGCAATGTCGCCGAGCTGACCAGCGCCAATGTGTTCATGGTCAAGGACGGTGTCGTCCACACTCCGGTGCCGAACGGCACGTTCCTGAACGGCATCACCCGCCAGCGCGTCATCAAGCTGCTGCGTGATGCCGGGCACCAGGTGATCGAGCGGACCATCGGCTATGGCGAGTTCCTGACCGCTGACGAGATCTTCTCCACCGGCAACTACTCCAAGGTGGTGCCGGTGAACCGGATCGAGACGCGCCAGATCGACCCGGGTCCGGTGGCGGCCCGGGCGCGCGACCTCTACTGGGCCTTCGCCCACGCCTGA
- a CDS encoding VOC family protein, protein MQQRLSLITLAVEDLAVSRRFFEQGLGWTASAESQDGIAFYQLPGLALALYPRASLARDIGAEIPSGAQSGVTLAWNGHSEAEVDAAYAQALAAGATAVVPPEKVFWGGYSGYVRTPDGHLLEVAFNPFWPLADDGSLRLPGADPA, encoded by the coding sequence ATGCAGCAGCGCCTTTCGCTCATCACCCTCGCCGTCGAGGATCTTGCCGTCAGCCGCCGCTTCTTCGAGCAGGGGCTCGGCTGGACCGCCTCCGCCGAGAGCCAGGACGGGATCGCCTTCTACCAGCTGCCGGGGCTGGCGCTGGCGCTCTATCCGAGGGCTTCGCTTGCCCGCGACATCGGGGCCGAGATCCCCTCCGGGGCCCAGTCCGGCGTCACCCTCGCCTGGAACGGCCACAGCGAAGCCGAGGTGGATGCGGCCTATGCGCAAGCGCTCGCGGCCGGCGCCACCGCCGTCGTTCCGCCGGAAAAGGTCTTCTGGGGCGGCTATTCCGGCTATGTGCGCACGCCCGACGGCCATCTGCTGGAAGTGGCCTTCAATCCGTTCTGGCCCCTTGCAGACGACGGAAGCCTGCGGCTGCCCGGGGCGGATCCGGCCTGA
- a CDS encoding haloacid dehalogenase type II gives MAHSAYVFDAYGTLFDVHAAVRKHAEKLGPDAQQFSFVWRQKQLEYSWVRALMQRYADFWQLTEQALDTAFALFPAADRGLRADLLNAYWALDCYPEVPEVLTTLKQSGARLAILSNGTPSMLEAAARAAGITELLDEIFSVDILRTYKTDPRVYEMVTTHFRVYPDAISFQSSNRWDIAGARAYGFRTVWMNRAGLPDEYPDLAPAAVLSDLTGLPVLG, from the coding sequence ATGGCCCACTCGGCCTATGTCTTTGATGCGTATGGCACCTTGTTTGATGTTCATGCGGCCGTACGCAAACATGCCGAGAAGCTTGGCCCGGACGCCCAGCAGTTCTCCTTTGTCTGGCGGCAGAAGCAGCTGGAGTATTCCTGGGTCCGCGCGCTGATGCAGCGCTATGCCGATTTCTGGCAACTGACCGAGCAGGCGCTGGACACGGCCTTCGCGCTGTTCCCGGCTGCCGACCGGGGGTTGCGGGCGGACCTGCTCAACGCCTACTGGGCGCTCGACTGCTATCCGGAAGTGCCGGAGGTGCTGACCACGCTGAAGCAGTCCGGCGCGCGTCTTGCCATCCTGTCCAACGGCACGCCGTCGATGCTTGAAGCCGCGGCCAGGGCGGCCGGCATCACGGAGCTGCTCGACGAGATCTTCTCGGTCGACATCTTGCGCACCTACAAGACCGATCCGCGTGTCTACGAGATGGTCACCACGCATTTCCGCGTCTATCCGGACGCGATCTCGTTCCAGTCGTCCAACCGCTGGGACATCGCGGGGGCGCGCGCCTATGGCTTCCGCACCGTCTGGATGAACCGGGCCGGGTTGCCGGACGAGTATCCGGACCTTGCCCCGGCCGCCGTCCTCTCCGATCTGACCGGCCTGCCCGTGCTCGGCTGA
- a CDS encoding outer membrane protein — MFSHFRTRPLRSSLAGLFPLVLGLGLSSGSAGAADMPQPLPDYDQSTVLETPRKKSPFEGAYFGVEAGASSSATRTEFGSTKKTMSRVDAAFGAFAGYNWQVSRVVLGVEGSATYLGSQYKGQVAGLGQVKASSPWSLGLRGRIGLPIDNFMPYLSLGLAATEHSYQVQGFKAKKGINIGTTVGAGLEVALTDNLRARADYTLSAIAADKHTFGGRKVKDYSANHRLMLGVAYAF; from the coding sequence ATGTTCTCCCATTTCCGTACCCGGCCCCTGCGCAGCAGCCTTGCCGGCCTGTTCCCGCTGGTCCTGGGCCTTGGCCTTTCGAGCGGCAGCGCCGGCGCGGCCGACATGCCGCAGCCGCTGCCGGACTACGACCAGTCCACCGTGCTGGAGACCCCGCGCAAGAAGTCGCCCTTCGAGGGCGCCTATTTCGGTGTCGAGGCCGGCGCCTCCAGCTCGGCCACCCGGACCGAGTTCGGCTCCACCAAGAAGACCATGTCGCGGGTCGATGCCGCCTTCGGCGCCTTCGCCGGCTACAACTGGCAGGTCTCCCGCGTTGTTCTCGGTGTCGAAGGTTCCGCGACCTATCTCGGCAGCCAGTACAAGGGCCAGGTCGCCGGGCTCGGCCAGGTCAAGGCCTCCTCGCCCTGGAGCCTCGGGCTGAGAGGCCGCATCGGTCTGCCGATCGACAACTTCATGCCCTACCTGTCGCTGGGCCTGGCCGCCACGGAACACAGCTACCAGGTGCAGGGGTTCAAGGCCAAGAAGGGCATCAACATCGGAACGACCGTGGGTGCAGGTCTGGAAGTCGCGCTGACGGACAACCTGCGCGCCCGCGCCGACTATACCCTGTCCGCGATTGCTGCCGACAAGCACACCTTCGGCGGCCGCAAGGTCAAGGACTACTCGGCCAACCACCGTCTCATGCTTGGCGTGGCCTACGCCTTCTGA
- a CDS encoding DUF2975 domain-containing protein → MTQDVLPPLPQPADDRAARLAKIRRLSLGLKWTLTVLFALMVLFSAFTLWIVLDPAWFQLPPEEMTVEFGEVERSVMEIPLPQRIGVAFVAVWFFGLILWLMWKLRQLFERYACLDFYSSRSLSMVVHTGWLLLAIGLSDILTDMLGGVLVTLDRPAGERILAFSLDGSQIFFLVFGPMSLLLGWVLREAALAYEENQQFV, encoded by the coding sequence ATGACCCAAGATGTGCTCCCGCCCCTGCCCCAGCCGGCCGATGACCGCGCGGCGCGGCTCGCCAAGATCCGGCGCCTGTCGCTGGGCCTGAAATGGACGCTGACGGTCCTGTTCGCGCTGATGGTTCTGTTTTCCGCCTTCACCCTCTGGATCGTGCTGGATCCGGCGTGGTTCCAACTGCCGCCGGAAGAGATGACCGTGGAGTTCGGCGAGGTGGAGCGCAGCGTGATGGAAATCCCCCTGCCCCAGCGGATCGGGGTGGCATTTGTCGCCGTCTGGTTCTTCGGCCTGATCCTGTGGCTGATGTGGAAGCTCCGGCAGCTGTTCGAGCGCTATGCCTGCCTCGACTTCTACTCCAGCCGCAGCCTGTCGATGGTCGTCCACACCGGCTGGCTGCTGCTGGCCATCGGGCTCAGCGACATCCTCACCGACATGCTGGGCGGGGTGCTGGTCACGCTCGACAGGCCGGCCGGCGAACGGATCCTTGCCTTCTCGCTTGACGGATCACAGATCTTCTTCCTCGTGTTCGGTCCGATGAGCCTGCTGCTGGGCTGGGTGTTGCGCGAGGCCGCGCTGGCCTACGAAGAAAACCAGCAATTCGTATGA
- a CDS encoding helix-turn-helix domain-containing protein → MPIIIELDVMLARRKMRSKELAEKIGITEQNVSLLKSGKVKGVRFETLEKICEILDCQPGDILIYRPDEVTR, encoded by the coding sequence ATGCCCATCATCATCGAACTGGACGTGATGCTTGCCCGGCGCAAGATGCGCTCGAAGGAACTGGCGGAGAAGATCGGCATCACCGAGCAGAACGTCTCGCTGCTGAAGTCCGGCAAGGTGAAGGGAGTTCGCTTCGAGACGCTGGAGAAAATCTGCGAGATCCTTGACTGCCAGCCCGGCGACATCCTGATCTATCGGCCGGACGAGGTGACCCGATGA
- a CDS encoding GGDEF domain-containing protein: MIERLPTPHWSTSLRIRLWVIAALTILCTVILASLSTWSWYAELRQARSNGEVINEFKELLDASNVLSAERGPANAFMAGPASDQPGLREDWMLARQRTDAAIAAVLGTEVPQELEETLQRQLQHARQLVLATASRPPEDRGYDDVHGAITAMFRAHDAIESIIRHEAARIVAASPELIDMIYKGMMLADLREQAGRLGSYVIAPLVAGEPIRPALMIESQAVRGRLMALWLLLEPLATTLPPAPDGSSYLDRTREEYILKGLALRDRLVQAGHRPHSGPALDPVVFSRLYVKTMRPLEDLRRVMIEQSLQDHDRRVARAQNGMLWAAGLTVAIFLLIVALVISLQRSIFNPLMDASRSIIALAFDQPAPAPARQHHVAEIRLVHSALEVVADKLNERRRMTEELHLLATTDGLTGLLNRRTIDGIGDRTSESQRASDVPHLILADIDHFKHINDRFGHPAGDEVLRELALVLRRTVRATDHVARFGGEEFAVLLEGVSRAEAALVARKLRKAVRAMVVRLPDGRDIRLTVSFGVAGGRGLAWGEIVRRADQALYTAKQAGRDRIRLG; this comes from the coding sequence ATGATCGAGCGCCTGCCGACGCCCCACTGGTCCACGAGCCTGCGCATCCGCCTCTGGGTCATCGCGGCCCTGACGATCCTGTGCACGGTCATCCTTGCAAGCCTGTCCACCTGGTCCTGGTATGCCGAGTTGCGCCAGGCGCGCAGCAACGGCGAGGTGATCAACGAGTTCAAGGAGCTTCTTGACGCCAGCAACGTGCTGTCGGCCGAAAGGGGGCCGGCCAATGCCTTCATGGCTGGTCCTGCGTCCGACCAGCCGGGCCTGCGCGAGGACTGGATGCTCGCCAGACAGCGCACCGACGCGGCCATTGCGGCTGTTCTGGGCACGGAGGTTCCGCAGGAGCTTGAAGAAACGCTGCAGCGCCAGCTCCAGCATGCCCGCCAGCTTGTCCTTGCCACCGCGTCCCGACCGCCGGAGGACCGCGGCTATGACGACGTGCATGGCGCGATCACCGCGATGTTCCGGGCCCATGACGCGATCGAATCGATCATCCGTCACGAGGCGGCGCGCATCGTCGCCGCGTCGCCGGAGCTGATCGACATGATCTACAAGGGCATGATGCTGGCGGACCTGCGCGAGCAGGCTGGCCGCCTCGGCTCCTATGTCATCGCGCCGCTGGTGGCAGGCGAGCCGATCCGCCCGGCGCTGATGATCGAGAGCCAAGCGGTCCGGGGCCGGCTCATGGCCCTGTGGCTGCTGCTCGAACCGCTGGCCACCACGCTGCCGCCGGCGCCTGATGGCTCCAGCTATCTGGACCGCACGCGCGAGGAATACATCCTGAAGGGCCTTGCCCTGCGTGACCGGCTCGTCCAGGCGGGCCACCGGCCGCACAGCGGCCCGGCGCTGGATCCGGTCGTGTTCAGCCGGCTTTACGTCAAGACCATGCGGCCTCTGGAAGACCTTCGCCGCGTGATGATCGAGCAGTCGCTGCAGGACCATGACCGGCGCGTGGCGCGGGCCCAGAACGGGATGCTCTGGGCCGCGGGCCTGACGGTGGCCATTTTCCTGCTCATCGTCGCGCTGGTGATCAGCCTGCAGCGGTCCATCTTCAATCCGCTGATGGATGCCTCGCGCAGCATCATTGCGCTGGCCTTCGACCAGCCGGCCCCGGCACCGGCGCGGCAGCACCATGTTGCCGAGATCCGGCTGGTGCATTCGGCACTCGAGGTCGTGGCGGACAAGCTCAACGAGCGGCGCCGGATGACGGAGGAGCTGCATCTCCTGGCCACGACCGATGGCCTGACGGGCCTGCTCAACCGGCGCACCATCGACGGCATCGGCGACAGGACGTCCGAAAGCCAGCGCGCCAGCGATGTCCCGCATCTCATCCTGGCTGACATCGACCACTTCAAGCACATCAACGACCGTTTCGGCCATCCGGCCGGCGACGAGGTGCTCAGGGAGCTGGCGCTGGTGTTGCGGCGGACGGTGCGCGCGACCGACCATGTGGCCCGGTTCGGCGGCGAGGAATTCGCGGTCCTGCTGGAGGGGGTGAGCCGGGCAGAGGCGGCGCTGGTGGCGCGCAAGCTGCGCAAGGCGGTGCGCGCGATGGTGGTTCGCCTGCCGGACGGGCGCGACATCCGCCTCACCGTCAGCTTCGGTGTGGCCGGTGGCCGGGGTCTTGCGTGGGGCGAGATCGTCCGCCGGGCCGACCAGGCGCTCTACACGGCCAAGCAGGCCGGTCGGGACCGTATCCGTCTCGGCTGA